The DNA window GCGGGCTCAGAATGCGCTTCGGCCCGCCACTGCAGGCGTGCCGTTCCCAACCGCGACGGACCTGCGGCGGCGAACATCCGCTGTCGCTCCGCGCGCATTCAAACCATCACGCAAGGATCTGCGTATGACCAAGCATCGCTCGCTCGCGGCTTTCGCCGCCACCGCCCTGCTCATGCTCGCCGCGCCGCTGGCCTCGGCCGCCACGCCGCCGCCGGACGCCGAAGATCACGTCCGTATCTGCAATGCCTACACCGCCGACCTGTGGCTGGATTTCGGCAACAGCGGCAGCACCGCCACCGTGGTCGCCAAGGCCAGCGTGCGCCCGAGCTTCAGCCCGCCGGCGCCGGCGCCGGCCTGGTACATCGTCACCGCCCAGGTCTCCGGCCGCAGTCACGACGGCGTCCCGGTGACCACCGATTCGCAGTCGCTGGACGGCGCCTACAGCTTCCCCGGCACGCCGGCGCGCAAGGGGCTGACCGTGTTCCGCAGCTCGACCTGCGAACTGACCGGCAAGGCGATCGTCGAAGTCGCCTGTCCGAACGGCGGTTCCGACATCAAGACCCTGACCGTCAGCTGGCCGCGCTGCGGCACCTGATCGGCGCGGCGCCCGCAGCGATGCGGGTACCGTATCGCTCTCGCATCGGGCGCCAACAAGGCGCCCGATGCTTTTCCGTTCAAACCAACGCGGCCTGGTGCACGCCCGCCACCGCTCGTCCGGACGGGTCGGCGGCATTGGCGAAGGCCGCATCCCAGGCGATCGCCGCCGGCGACGAACAGGCGATGGACTTGCCGCCCGGCACGGTCTGCGCGCAGGCCTCTCCGGGGAAATGGCGTTCGAAGATGCTGCGGTAGTAGTAGGCTTCCTTGGTCTGCGGCGTGTTGATCGGAAAACGCACCGCCGCCGCGGCGAACTCGCGGTCGCCGACCTGGGCCTCGGCGTGCGCCTTGAGACCGTCGATCCAGCCGTAGCCGACACCGTCGCTGAACTGTTCCTTCTGCCGCCACAGGATTTCCTTGGGCAGGTAGCCTTCGAAGGCCTCGCGCAGGATCGACTTCTCGATCCGCCCGGCGGCCTTGTCGACCATCTTGGCCTGCGCGTCCATGCGCATCGCCACGTCGAGGAATTCCACGTCCAGGAACGGCACCCGCGGCTCCACGCCCCAGGCCATCATCGATTTGTTGGCGCGCAGGCAGTCGTAGCTGTGCAGCGCGTCGAGCTTGCGCACCAGCTCCTCATGGAACTCGCGCGCGTTCGGCGCTTTATGGAAATACAGATAGCCGCCGAAGATCTCGTCGGAGCCTTCGCCGGACAGCACCATCTTCACCCCCATCGCCTTGATCCGCCGCGCCAGCAAGAACATCGGCGTGGAGGCGCGGATGGTGGTGACGTCGTAAGTCTCGATATGGGCGATCACGTCCGGCAGCGCGTCCAGGCCCTCCTCGAAGGTGTAGGTGAAACCGTGATGGACCGTGCCCAGCGCCTGGGCCGCGATCTCCGCCGCGGCCAGGTCGGGCGAGCCCTGCAGGCCGATGGCGAAGGAATGCAGCCGCGGCCACCAGGCCTCGGCTTGGTCGTCCTCCTCGATCCGGCGCCGGGCGAAGCGCGCCGCGCAGGCCGCGACCAGCGAGGAATCCAGCCCGCCGGAGAGCAGCACACCGTAGGGCACGTCGCTCATCATCTGCCGATGCACCGCGCGTTCGAACGCCTCGCGCAGTTCCTGCAGCGACACATCGACCCCGCGCACAGCCTCGTATTCGCGCCACGGCCGCTGGTAATACTTCACCGCCACTCCGACCTCGCTGTCGTAGTAATGGCCCGGCGGGAACGGCGCGACGTCGTCGCACAACCGCGCCAGCGCCTTCATCTCCGAGGCTACCCACAGCCGGCCATCGGCATCGTGGCCCCAGTACAGCGGGCATACGCCGATCGGATCGCGCGCGATCACATAGCGACCGCGCGCGGCATCCCACAGGGCGAAGGCGAAGATGCCGTTGAGCCGGCCCACCCATTCGCTGATCTCGCCGCCTTCGCGGTACAGGGCGTTGATGACCTCGCAGTCGGACTTGGTCTGGAACGCGTACGCGGTGCGCAGTTGCTGTTCCAGCTCGCGGTGGTTGTAGATCTCGCCGTTCACCGCCAGCGCCAGTTCGCCGTCGTCCGAGCGCAGCGGCTGCGAGCCGCCGGTGGGGTCGACGATGGCCAGCCGCTCGTGGACCAGGATCGCGCGCGGATCGACGCTGACCCCGGACCAGTCCGGGCCGCGGTGGCGTTGGCGCGCCGACAGCGACAAGGCCAGCGGGCGCAACGGACGCAAGTCGGCGCCGGGGCGCAGATCGAACAGACCGAGAATCGAGCACATCGGGGCATCTCCAGGAGGGTTGAGCGGCGGTTCGGGTGGGTGAAAGTCGTTTCGGGGGCCTGAAACGCAAGAAGCCCGCACTTCGCAGTGCGGGCTTCCTGAGCGAGTTAGCGTGTGTTGCGCGCGCTAATCGCCGGCCCGCGGGAGGCTGGCGTTATTGCGGTTATTGTTGTTGGCGCGCACGTCGGCCACGGCCGCGCAGGCACGGCCGGCGCTGGCGGCGCGGCGGCGGTCGGCGGTGGCGGACGGGAAAGTCATGAGCCGATCCTGCTTGAGGACGGCGCCGGATGCAAGCGCCCCCGACCGACGGCGCCCGGAACCGCGACCCGCCGCCCCAATCCCCAATCCCCAATCCCCAATCCCCAATCCCGAATCCCCAATCCCGAATCCCCAATCCCGAATCCCGAATCCCGTTCCAAGCTAAGCTCGGCCACGGAGGACCCCCATGGCCAAATGGATCAAGCGCGCCCTGCTCGCGCTGTTGTGCCTGTCGTTGATCGGCGTCGTCGCGGCCTGGTGGCTGCTGCGCGGCAGCCTGCCCCGCCTGGAAGGCGAACTCGCCCTTGCCGGCCTGTCCGCACCGGCGCGCGTGCAGCGCGACGCGCTCGGCGTGGTCACCGTCGAAGCCGCGAACCAGACCGATGCCGCGCGCGCGCTGGGCTTCGTTCACGCCCAGGAACGCTACTTCGAGATGGACCTGCTGCGCCGCACCGCTGCCGGCGAGTTGTCGGCGCTGTTCGGCGAGCGCGCGCTCGACTTCGACCGCCGCCATCGCGTGCACCGACTGCGCGCCCGGGTGCAGCGGCATCTGGCCGAATTCTCCGGCGATCAGGCCGCGCTGCTGCAAGCCTATGCCGACGGCGTCAATGCCGGCCTGCGCGGGCTGTCGCGCAAGCCCTGGCCCTACCTGCTGCTGCGCAGCGAACCCGACCCCTGGACCGTGGCCGACTCGGCCCTGGTCGGCTATGCCATGTATTTCGACCTGCAGGGCGGCGACAACGCGCGCGAGCTGGCGTTGTGGCGGATCCGGCCGCACGTGCCGCCGGCCCTGTTCGCGCTGCTGACCAACCCCGGCAGCGCCTGGGACGCGCCGCTGTACGGCGCGCCGTTCGGCGACGCGGCATTGCCCAGCGCCGAGCAGTTGGACTTGCGCCAACTGCCGGCGCCGGCCTCGGCCAGGCTGATCCCCTTGCCCTTCCTCGACGAAATCGGCAGCAACAACTTCGCCGTCGCCGGCAGCCTGACCGCCGACCGCCGCGCCATCGTCGCCGACGATATGCACC is part of the Lysobacter firmicutimachus genome and encodes:
- the asnB gene encoding asparagine synthase B, encoding MCSILGLFDLRPGADLRPLRPLALSLSARQRHRGPDWSGVSVDPRAILVHERLAIVDPTGGSQPLRSDDGELALAVNGEIYNHRELEQQLRTAYAFQTKSDCEVINALYREGGEISEWVGRLNGIFAFALWDAARGRYVIARDPIGVCPLYWGHDADGRLWVASEMKALARLCDDVAPFPPGHYYDSEVGVAVKYYQRPWREYEAVRGVDVSLQELREAFERAVHRQMMSDVPYGVLLSGGLDSSLVAACAARFARRRIEEDDQAEAWWPRLHSFAIGLQGSPDLAAAEIAAQALGTVHHGFTYTFEEGLDALPDVIAHIETYDVTTIRASTPMFLLARRIKAMGVKMVLSGEGSDEIFGGYLYFHKAPNAREFHEELVRKLDALHSYDCLRANKSMMAWGVEPRVPFLDVEFLDVAMRMDAQAKMVDKAAGRIEKSILREAFEGYLPKEILWRQKEQFSDGVGYGWIDGLKAHAEAQVGDREFAAAAVRFPINTPQTKEAYYYRSIFERHFPGEACAQTVPGGKSIACSSPAAIAWDAAFANAADPSGRAVAGVHQAALV